One Dromiciops gliroides isolate mDroGli1 chromosome 3, mDroGli1.pri, whole genome shotgun sequence DNA segment encodes these proteins:
- the GPR160 gene encoding probable G-protein coupled receptor 160: protein MFISPDNHTFQLLSYPGHPPLDPSCMVLLIILVKTFLNILMIAIRRKDTYQSFLECFCMSVVLLDFLLLVGLSFIAYFQDFALWGIRFTKYHICLLPQIMSFAYGFLHCPVFLLAGLDHYLNISQTSKTLHFCQNVFYFFSVIFIWIAALVYVLGDPVIYRSLSKHGLPSYQCPFYISIQSYWLSVFMVGVLLVAFGTCWSEVLMLIQSLHITSYMKETALYFPLAPDWDHTVICKKQLLTKLLICFLGTWLPFVFLQIIILVLDIQIPAYVEMNVPWLYFVNSFLIATVYWFRSHELKVTETILHVDPFVSWKFCFLPFTIPHAEQTEKAAAVIVC, encoded by the coding sequence atgtttatttctccgGATAATCACACCTTCCAGCTCCTGTCATATCCTGGGCACCCACCTCTAGATCCCAGCTGCATGGTACTCTTAATTATACTTGTGAAAACATTCCTCAACATTCTAATGATAGCCATTCGAAGAAAGGACACCTACCAAAGTTTTCTGGAATGTTTTTGCATGTCTGTAGTGCTCCTTGACTTCTTGCTTTTGGTGGGCCTATCTTTTATAGCCTATTTCCAGGACTTTGCCCTTTGGGGCATTAGGTTTACAAAATACCACATCTGCCTGTTACCTCAAATTATGTCCTTTGCCTACGGCTTCCTGCACTGCCCGGTTTTTCTTCTAGCCGGTCTGGATCACTACTTGAACATCTCTCAGACATCAAAGACCTTGCACTTCTGTCAAAacgtcttttatttcttttcagtcatttttatttgGATTGCAGCCCTTGTGTATGTTTTGGGAGACCCCGTTATTTACAGAAGCCTGAGTAAACATGGTCTTCCTTCCTACCAGTGTCCCTTCTACATTAGCATCCAGAGCTACTGGCTGTCAGTTTTCATGGTGGGTGTCCTGCTGGTGGCTTTTGGAACTTGTTGGTCTGAAGTCTTGATGCTGATTCAGTCCCTTCACATCACTTCCTATATGAAGGAGACCGCCTTGTACTTTCCCCTTGCACCAGACTGGGATCACACGGTCATCTGTAAAAAACAGCTCTTGACCAAGCTCCTCATCTGTTTTCTTGGAACCTGGCTCCCATTTGTTTTCCTTCAGATAATCATTCTGGTTTTGGACATACAGATTCCAGCCTACGTGGAGATGAACGTCCCCTGGTTGTATTTTGTCAACAGTTTTCTCATTGCCACGGTTTACTGGTTTAGGAGTCATGAGCTTAAGGTAACAGAAACAATTTTACACGTGGACCCATTTGTCAGCTGGAAATTCTGCTTTCTTCCATTTACAATTCCTCATGCTGAGCAAACGGAAAAGGCTGCAGCAGTAATAGTCTGTTAA